A part of Desulfobacter sp. genomic DNA contains:
- the mfd gene encoding transcription-repair coupling factor yields the protein MIDTIIPSLKKSEQTIVTLGQDTARKAWFTARTFAAMDRPMAVVLPDQKNARTFMDDLSFFMAGNRDRIIYFPGYNILPFKSLSYHRETSTSRLAALSRITEGGPDNFILVTYVDTLLQKLIPGKVLADFSELVMVNEEIDRDELVESLEAGGYTRATLVEDPGEYAVRGGILDVFSPGEEKPVRIEFFGDLVESIRYFSPFTQRGTKELSETIIVPATEAVISKAVLPHVQARLRQAGNSAGLSADQVRDYVTQIREFGRFPGIESMLSVVYEELGALFDYLPDTTLFVMDEPETMAARAEDFQNRARHNYETVVEEKRLCVAPESIYFNWNRVLEKAGRFHTLSFKEVVLEGDRTVAEVFSIDCGDNRALSEEIKNRGKKESPLTPLVEWLEEKSADHRRILCVVGQDSQAGRLSALLAPYGIKPSPCKKFSDLAKAQPGVYYTLGTLSSGFVPKDDAFCLVTENEIFGKKRIRRRKSPQRNLKTEFIAPEELKNGDIVVHMEHGVGRYEGLCSLSVSGISQDFLLIVYQDEDKLYLPVDRMEMIGKYVGVDGYSPVLDKIGSKSWIKSKAKAKAEVEKMAADLLDLYAKRRVSKGFSFSRPDNYYSDFEASFPYEETRDQLRAIDDVHLDMEKDMPMDRLVCGDVGYGKTEVAIRAAFKAVNDGKQVALVVPTTILAEQHLNTFRERFQAYPVIIECMSRFRSRKEQTDILKRTAAGSVDIVIGTHRLLQKDVTFKSLGLLVIDEEQRFGVKHKETLKKKRADVDVLALSATPIPRTLHMSLTGMRDISVITTPPAARQPILSYISKYEDAIVKDAIRRELNRNGQVFFVHNNIQTIFKTAKNIQAVVPEAKIGVAHGRLSETELEKVMVQFINKDINVLVCTTIIESGLDIPSANTMIINKAERFGLSQIYQLRGRIGRGDHQAYAYLFISDESRLTKDAKKRLSALMEYRDLGSGFQIAMKDLQIRGAGTALGASQSGHIAAVGYDMFLKLLDQAVKDMKGEEALAPLDPEINASMSSGFPEEYIESVEQRLTLYRRLSRLSSVSDIADMKSELIDRYGKLPKPAENMLLKIMLRIYAIKAGVKRLDVSPTTLVLEFSLEHMARPLAALEPVLARTTDFKYVKKNSMRINLGKKRNNISRALLDTKKILQAIS from the coding sequence ATGATCGATACCATTATCCCCTCCCTGAAAAAGAGTGAGCAAACCATTGTCACCCTGGGCCAGGATACCGCCAGAAAGGCCTGGTTCACCGCCCGAACCTTTGCCGCTATGGACCGGCCCATGGCCGTGGTGCTGCCGGACCAGAAAAACGCCAGGACCTTCATGGATGACCTGTCCTTTTTCATGGCGGGGAACCGGGACCGCATCATCTATTTTCCCGGCTACAATATTCTTCCCTTTAAATCCCTTTCCTATCACAGGGAAACCTCCACCTCCAGGCTGGCAGCCCTTTCCAGGATCACCGAAGGGGGCCCTGATAATTTTATTCTGGTAACCTACGTGGATACGCTGCTCCAGAAACTCATCCCCGGTAAGGTATTGGCGGACTTCAGCGAACTGGTGATGGTCAACGAAGAGATCGACCGGGATGAACTGGTGGAAAGCCTTGAAGCCGGCGGGTATACAAGGGCGACCCTGGTGGAAGATCCCGGTGAATATGCGGTCAGGGGTGGTATCCTGGATGTTTTTTCCCCGGGAGAGGAAAAACCGGTCCGCATCGAATTTTTCGGGGATCTGGTGGAATCCATCCGGTATTTTTCACCCTTTACCCAGCGCGGCACCAAAGAATTGTCCGAAACTATCATTGTCCCGGCCACAGAGGCCGTGATTTCCAAGGCCGTTCTTCCCCACGTCCAGGCCCGGCTCCGACAGGCCGGAAACAGTGCCGGGCTGTCGGCCGACCAGGTCCGGGACTATGTTACCCAGATCCGGGAATTCGGCCGTTTCCCGGGCATCGAATCCATGCTTTCGGTGGTATATGAAGAGTTGGGCGCCCTTTTTGATTATCTGCCGGATACCACCCTCTTTGTCATGGACGAGCCCGAAACCATGGCGGCCAGGGCAGAAGATTTCCAAAACAGGGCCCGCCATAATTACGAGACTGTGGTTGAGGAAAAAAGGCTTTGTGTGGCCCCTGAATCCATCTATTTTAACTGGAACCGGGTCCTTGAAAAGGCCGGGCGGTTCCATACCCTGTCATTCAAAGAGGTGGTTCTGGAAGGGGACCGGACAGTGGCGGAGGTGTTCAGCATTGACTGCGGCGACAACCGCGCCCTGTCCGAGGAGATTAAAAACCGGGGCAAAAAAGAAAGCCCCCTGACGCCATTGGTGGAATGGCTGGAGGAAAAATCGGCGGACCACCGCAGAATCCTATGCGTTGTGGGACAGGATTCCCAGGCCGGCCGCCTTTCGGCTTTATTGGCGCCCTACGGTATTAAGCCTTCTCCCTGTAAAAAATTTTCGGATTTGGCCAAGGCACAGCCGGGGGTATATTATACCCTGGGAACACTCAGTTCTGGCTTTGTGCCAAAGGACGACGCCTTCTGCCTGGTCACGGAAAACGAGATTTTCGGCAAGAAACGGATCCGCCGCCGCAAAAGCCCGCAGCGCAACCTCAAAACCGAATTTATCGCCCCTGAAGAGTTGAAGAACGGGGACATCGTTGTTCATATGGAGCACGGGGTCGGCCGGTACGAAGGGTTGTGCAGTCTCTCGGTCTCCGGTATTTCCCAGGATTTTTTGCTCATTGTCTATCAGGATGAGGACAAGCTGTACCTGCCTGTGGACCGCATGGAAATGATCGGAAAATATGTGGGGGTGGACGGCTACTCCCCGGTGCTTGATAAAATCGGTTCCAAAAGCTGGATCAAATCCAAGGCCAAGGCCAAGGCGGAAGTTGAGAAAATGGCCGCCGACCTTCTGGATCTTTATGCCAAACGCAGGGTGAGCAAAGGATTTTCCTTCAGCCGGCCGGACAACTATTACAGCGATTTCGAAGCCTCCTTTCCCTATGAAGAGACCCGGGACCAGCTTCGGGCCATTGATGACGTCCACCTGGATATGGAAAAGGATATGCCCATGGACCGCCTGGTCTGCGGGGATGTGGGGTACGGCAAGACCGAAGTGGCGATACGGGCCGCATTTAAGGCGGTGAACGACGGCAAACAGGTGGCCCTGGTGGTCCCCACCACCATTTTGGCCGAGCAGCACCTCAATACCTTCCGGGAACGATTTCAGGCCTATCCGGTAATCATTGAATGTATGTCAAGGTTCCGAAGCAGAAAAGAGCAGACCGATATCCTGAAGCGGACAGCCGCAGGCTCCGTGGACATTGTCATCGGGACCCACCGCCTTCTCCAAAAGGATGTGACCTTCAAATCCCTGGGGCTGCTGGTCATAGACGAGGAACAGCGGTTCGGCGTCAAACATAAGGAAACCCTTAAAAAGAAACGGGCGGACGTGGATGTACTGGCATTGTCGGCCACGCCCATCCCCAGAACCCTGCACATGTCCCTTACCGGGATGCGTGATATTTCGGTGATTACCACGCCGCCTGCGGCCCGCCAGCCCATCCTTTCCTATATCTCAAAGTACGAGGACGCCATTGTCAAAGATGCCATCCGCAGGGAACTGAACCGCAACGGCCAGGTTTTCTTTGTCCACAACAATATCCAGACCATATTCAAGACAGCAAAAAATATCCAGGCCGTTGTCCCGGAAGCCAAAATCGGGGTGGCCCACGGCAGGCTCTCTGAAACCGAACTTGAAAAGGTCATGGTGCAGTTCATCAATAAGGATATCAACGTCCTGGTCTGTACCACCATCATTGAATCCGGCCTTGACATCCCTTCGGCCAATACCATGATAATCAACAAGGCGGAACGGTTCGGCCTTTCCCAGATCTATCAGCTCAGGGGGCGGATCGGACGGGGGGACCACCAGGCTTACGCCTACCTGTTTATCTCCGATGAGTCCAGGCTGACAAAGGACGCAAAAAAGCGGCTGTCAGCCCTCATGGAATACAGGGATCTGGGATCGGGCTTTCAGATCGCCATGAAAGACCTGCAGATCAGGGGGGCTGGCACTGCCCTTGGGGCCTCCCAGTCCGGTCACATCGCCGCTGTGGGCTACGATATGTTCCTCAAGCTTCTGGACCAGGCCGTCAAGGATATGAAGGGAGAGGAAGCCCTTGCCCCCCTTGACCCTGAGATTAATGCGTCCATGTCCTCGGGTTTCCCCGAAGAGTACATTGAATCCGTTGAGCAGCGGTTGACCCTTTACCGCAGGCTGTCACGCCTTTCCAGTGTTTCCGATATTGCCGACATGAAATCGGAACTCATTGACCGCTACGGAAAACTGCCCAAGCCCGCTGAAAACATGCTGCTGAAAATCATGCTCCGGATCTACGCCATCAAGGCCGGGGTTAAGCGGCTGGACGTATCCCCCACCACCCTTGTCCTGGAATTCTCTCTGGAACACATGGCCCGGCCCCTGGCTGCGCTTGAACCGGTGCTGGCCCGTACCACTGATTTTAAATATGTGAAAAAGAACAGTATGCGGATTAATCTGGGCAAAAAGAGAAACAATATTTCACGGGCCCTGCTGGATACCAAAAAAATCCTCCAGGCCATTTCCTGA
- a CDS encoding serine protein kinase PrkA, whose product MNTNSHGADTTPSESVGQALEFLNTSIQDYHHLKPVPFQAFLQLLNENPSRILRNIFQSFHDMIKSHVDELDPSLSEDLDRLSVTKYDCERLFVEDSSTPYFPDMLFANRLMKQMEYLRHGAQQNRIYVFYGPHGCGKSTFLNNLLKKFEQYANTEEGLRYEVIWRLDIKKLKGKDNSVMSLSTFEKLIQYIDGDSEEKKEFSSQDIPFEEKEQDYIEVPCLCHDNPFLVIPKDQRRSVLDELIKNDEFKWKLFTEKQYEWVFKEDVCTICSSIYQSLLERLGSPAKVFEMLYARPYYFNRRIGNGISVFNPGDKPLRRNFIINQMLQGRINALFQDSNVINYIYSAYAKIHNGIYALMDIKSHNVERMVELHNIISEGIHKVENVEERVDALFFALMNPEDKRNLRDFPSFEDRIQYIDIPYVLDVNTEVKIYLNIFGRHIEGSFLPMVLENFARIIICTRIGKKSLALEEWIKTPKKYLNYCDEQLLLLKMEIFSGTIPKWLDDDDTKALDKKMYKKIIAESEIYGKEGLSGRDSIKIFDQFYSKYAKEDRLINMPDLCTFFSKLDDQPKKIIPQGFLSSLLRMYDYTILQQVKESLYYYNEEQIGIDIKNYITAVTNEFDSVVKCIFTKEEIHVTEAFLESIENRLLSENADKKRREEIRKDVLKQFTTLTLSHEIMIEGKDITETRLFQSLYERYVHNLKKRVLEPFIDNENFRQAIKDFDTDDFKTHDKRIKRDVKFLMDNLSKKFGYTLQGANEVCIYVIDNDLANKFK is encoded by the coding sequence ATGAATACCAACTCACACGGTGCTGACACCACCCCTTCCGAATCCGTCGGCCAGGCCCTTGAGTTCCTGAATACAAGCATTCAGGATTACCACCATCTGAAACCGGTGCCTTTCCAGGCATTTTTACAGCTTCTCAATGAAAATCCCTCCCGGATTCTGAGAAATATATTCCAGTCCTTCCATGATATGATCAAAAGCCATGTGGATGAACTTGATCCCTCCTTGTCGGAGGACCTGGATCGTCTCAGCGTTACCAAATACGATTGCGAACGGCTCTTTGTGGAGGATTCCTCCACCCCTTATTTCCCGGATATGCTGTTTGCCAACCGGCTCATGAAGCAGATGGAATATTTGCGCCATGGTGCCCAGCAGAACCGGATATACGTATTTTACGGGCCCCACGGCTGCGGTAAGTCGACCTTTTTGAACAACCTGCTTAAAAAATTTGAGCAATATGCCAACACCGAAGAGGGGTTGAGATATGAGGTGATCTGGCGTTTGGATATAAAGAAGCTCAAGGGAAAGGACAACTCCGTCATGAGCCTTTCAACCTTTGAAAAGCTCATCCAGTATATTGACGGGGACAGCGAAGAAAAAAAAGAGTTCAGTTCCCAGGATATCCCCTTCGAAGAAAAAGAACAGGATTATATTGAGGTGCCCTGTCTCTGCCACGACAACCCCTTTTTAGTCATTCCCAAGGACCAGCGCCGCAGCGTTCTTGATGAGCTGATCAAAAACGACGAATTCAAATGGAAACTGTTCACGGAAAAACAATATGAGTGGGTATTCAAGGAAGATGTCTGTACCATCTGCTCTTCAATTTACCAGAGTCTGCTGGAGCGCCTGGGCAGTCCGGCCAAAGTCTTTGAGATGCTCTATGCCCGTCCCTATTACTTTAACCGCCGCATCGGCAACGGGATTTCAGTCTTTAACCCCGGCGACAAGCCGCTGCGCCGGAACTTCATCATCAATCAGATGCTCCAGGGGCGTATCAACGCACTCTTTCAGGACTCCAACGTCATCAACTATATCTATTCTGCCTATGCCAAAATCCACAATGGTATCTACGCCCTCATGGATATAAAATCCCACAATGTGGAGCGGATGGTGGAATTGCACAACATCATCTCCGAAGGAATCCATAAGGTGGAAAATGTTGAAGAACGGGTGGATGCCCTGTTTTTTGCCCTGATGAACCCTGAAGACAAGCGAAACCTGAGGGATTTTCCCTCCTTTGAGGACAGGATCCAGTATATTGATATCCCCTATGTTCTGGATGTGAACACGGAGGTGAAGATTTACCTGAATATCTTCGGGCGCCACATCGAAGGCAGCTTCCTGCCCATGGTGCTGGAAAATTTTGCCCGGATCATTATCTGCACCCGGATTGGAAAAAAATCCCTGGCCCTGGAGGAATGGATCAAGACCCCTAAAAAATACCTGAACTATTGTGATGAGCAGCTGCTGCTTCTTAAAATGGAAATCTTTTCCGGCACCATCCCCAAATGGCTGGATGATGACGACACCAAGGCCCTGGATAAGAAAATGTATAAAAAAATCATCGCGGAATCCGAGATTTACGGCAAGGAGGGGCTTTCAGGCAGGGATTCCATAAAAATTTTCGACCAGTTCTATTCCAAATACGCCAAAGAGGACCGGCTGATCAATATGCCGGACCTGTGCACCTTTTTTTCAAAGCTGGACGATCAGCCCAAAAAAATCATTCCCCAGGGATTTTTATCCTCCCTGCTGCGCATGTACGATTACACCATCCTGCAACAGGTAAAGGAATCCCTGTACTACTACAACGAGGAACAGATCGGCATAGATATAAAAAACTATATCACGGCGGTCACCAACGAGTTTGATTCCGTGGTCAAATGCATATTTACCAAGGAAGAGATTCATGTCACAGAGGCTTTTCTGGAAAGCATTGAGAACCGGTTGCTTTCTGAAAATGCAGATAAAAAGCGCAGGGAGGAGATTCGAAAGGATGTGCTCAAGCAGTTCACCACGCTTACTCTTTCCCACGAGATCATGATTGAAGGAAAGGATATCACCGAGACCCGTCTGTTTCAGTCCCTGTATGAGCGATACGTCCACAATCTGAAAAAACGGGTACTGGAACCCTTTATCGACAATGAAAACTTCAGGCAGGCCATTAAGGACTTTGATACCGACGATTTCAAAACCCATGACAAACGGATCAAGCGGGACGTTAAATTTCTCATGGATAATTTATCCAAGAAATTTGGATATACCCTTCAGGGTGCCAATGAAGTATGCATCTATGTCATAGATAATGACCTGGCCAACAAGTTTAAATAG
- a CDS encoding SpoVR family protein, whose amino-acid sequence MELVSQHVKQIMEECKVRARDAGLSFDDESLEYIVTNRDMIELSPKVMIPTLYDYWVHDVRVLSGKGMYEAYPSNPYETVINTRPAISYYNDNNPDWLNVMIFYHVLGHIDFFQNNIFYKETWDIDLTGQALADKRLIAQLRSEKGRRWVDYVIEFSRGIDNLVGFHRELDRSIRSETRRKLSKEDFYFDVFLQKIKQVSHNDYLKEITRFNACRKSGEDFFELVLAKYPEFGELYKKALASKDDNRLDVMEYIIRHSPFLRAEENQWMKSVIQIVRNTSLYFQPQIRTKIMNEGWASYWHEYLFMRDDRICGHEADFAKVNAAVTAMPKVGLNPYALGLRLFQHIEDMEDRGCYSLDYDLLKDEVEKQKYDTGKGRGQEYIFKVRETMNDFTFANKYIDQEFLTRHKLFVTGKRFNQQRMTWVYYIKSKRAEDYRDMVINTLYHPPEIHVDTAKTKDGQLCLDHKFEGKPLKADWIENTMIGIEFLWGGPVHLETSEPAAQGKQDSAYSNFWDPSSASASPHQQTEPPKEITWKRVRYVMENRKLTKREV is encoded by the coding sequence ATGGAACTGGTCAGTCAACATGTCAAACAGATCATGGAAGAGTGCAAGGTCAGGGCCAGGGACGCGGGACTTAGCTTTGACGACGAAAGCCTTGAATATATCGTGACCAACCGGGACATGATCGAACTCTCACCCAAGGTTATGATCCCCACCCTCTACGATTACTGGGTCCACGATGTCAGGGTATTGTCCGGCAAGGGTATGTACGAGGCCTATCCATCCAACCCCTATGAAACCGTCATCAATACCCGGCCGGCCATCTCTTATTACAACGACAACAACCCGGACTGGCTGAATGTTATGATTTTCTACCATGTTCTGGGGCACATTGATTTTTTTCAAAACAATATTTTTTATAAAGAAACATGGGATATAGATCTCACCGGCCAGGCCCTGGCGGACAAGCGCCTTATTGCGCAACTGCGCAGTGAGAAGGGCCGGCGATGGGTGGATTACGTCATCGAATTTTCAAGGGGGATAGATAACCTGGTCGGATTCCATCGGGAACTTGACCGATCCATCCGGTCGGAGACCCGCAGGAAACTCTCTAAGGAAGATTTTTATTTTGATGTATTTCTCCAAAAAATAAAGCAGGTCTCCCACAACGACTATTTAAAGGAAATCACCCGGTTCAACGCGTGCAGGAAAAGCGGAGAGGACTTTTTTGAACTGGTGCTCGCCAAATATCCGGAATTCGGGGAATTGTACAAAAAAGCCCTTGCGTCCAAAGACGACAACCGCCTGGATGTCATGGAGTATATCATCCGCCATTCCCCCTTTCTGCGGGCGGAGGAAAACCAGTGGATGAAATCCGTTATCCAGATCGTTCGCAATACTTCCCTTTATTTCCAGCCCCAGATCCGGACCAAGATCATGAACGAAGGCTGGGCATCCTATTGGCATGAATACCTGTTCATGCGGGATGACCGGATTTGCGGCCACGAAGCGGATTTTGCAAAAGTCAATGCAGCGGTTACGGCCATGCCCAAAGTGGGGCTAAACCCCTATGCCCTTGGGCTCAGGCTCTTTCAGCATATTGAGGATATGGAGGACCGTGGCTGCTATTCCCTGGACTACGACCTGCTCAAAGACGAGGTGGAAAAGCAGAAATACGACACCGGGAAGGGCAGGGGACAGGAGTATATTTTCAAGGTCAGGGAGACCATGAACGATTTTACCTTTGCGAACAAGTATATTGACCAGGAGTTTCTCACCCGCCACAAGCTCTTTGTCACCGGAAAGCGGTTCAACCAGCAGCGGATGACCTGGGTTTACTACATTAAATCCAAAAGGGCAGAAGACTACAGGGATATGGTGATTAACACCCTGTACCATCCCCCTGAAATCCATGTGGATACGGCAAAAACAAAGGATGGACAGCTCTGTCTGGACCATAAATTCGAAGGCAAGCCCCTGAAGGCGGATTGGATTGAGAATACCATGATCGGCATTGAGTTCCTCTGGGGCGGCCCTGTTCATCTGGAGACCAGCGAACCCGCCGCCCAGGGCAAGCAGGATTCTGCCTATTCCAATTTTTGGGATCCATCTTCAGCCTCGGCTTCGCCCCATCAGCAAACCGAACCCCCAAAGGAAATTACCTGGAAACGGGTTCGTTATGTGATGGAAAACCGTAAACTGACAAAGCGGGAGGTATAG
- a CDS encoding DUF444 family protein — MITLDELLERDRQREEDGFNRKIRIGKIVKPGTGGKEKIIVVPTTVEEKFVHDEISFDQQTGEGQPSGGTGEGEEGDVIGEQPVRPEEGEGEGEGEGSGEGPGEGEGGEHEFEANAYELGKVLSQDFQLPNLRDKGKKRSLARYIYDLTDKNKGVGQILDKKATLKRIVQTNIALGRIPDVGKIDPSRFIVSPQDLIYRILSREKDYESQALVFFLRDYSGSMGGKVTEAVVSQHVMLYSWLMYQYEKQVETRFILHDTEAKEVSDFYKYYSYKVAGGTKVFTAFKLVNDIVEQESLDRDYNIYVFHGTDGDDWDKDGKQTIEEIKRMLRYVARIGITVVEHSYVGSKQTEVEKYIKESGMLEKHKDFIKLDNMSENVDDTRIIQGIKNLIS, encoded by the coding sequence ATGATAACCCTAGACGAACTTCTTGAACGGGACCGGCAGCGGGAGGAAGACGGGTTCAACCGCAAAATCCGCATCGGAAAGATCGTCAAGCCCGGCACCGGGGGCAAGGAAAAGATCATTGTGGTGCCCACCACGGTGGAGGAAAAATTCGTCCATGATGAGATTTCCTTTGACCAGCAGACCGGTGAGGGACAGCCATCGGGCGGTACCGGCGAGGGTGAGGAAGGAGATGTGATCGGCGAGCAGCCGGTACGCCCCGAAGAGGGGGAGGGCGAAGGCGAGGGAGAAGGGTCCGGGGAAGGACCAGGGGAAGGCGAGGGCGGAGAGCATGAGTTCGAGGCCAATGCCTATGAACTGGGCAAGGTCCTGTCCCAGGATTTCCAGCTTCCCAATCTCAGGGACAAGGGAAAAAAAAGAAGCCTGGCCCGTTATATCTACGATCTCACCGACAAAAACAAAGGGGTCGGCCAGATTCTGGATAAAAAGGCCACCCTCAAGCGCATCGTCCAGACCAACATCGCTCTGGGCCGGATCCCTGACGTTGGAAAGATTGATCCCAGCAGATTCATCGTCTCCCCCCAGGATCTCATCTATCGGATCCTCTCCCGGGAAAAAGATTACGAGTCCCAGGCCCTGGTCTTTTTTCTCCGGGACTATTCCGGATCCATGGGGGGCAAGGTGACCGAAGCCGTGGTCTCCCAGCATGTAATGCTGTATTCCTGGCTGATGTACCAGTATGAAAAGCAGGTGGAGACTCGGTTTATTCTCCACGACACCGAAGCCAAGGAAGTCTCAGATTTTTATAAATATTATTCCTACAAGGTGGCCGGGGGCACAAAGGTGTTCACCGCCTTTAAACTTGTCAACGATATTGTGGAACAGGAGAGCCTGGACCGGGACTATAATATTTATGTTTTCCACGGCACCGACGGGGACGACTGGGACAAGGACGGCAAACAGACCATTGAGGAAATCAAGCGGATGCTGCGCTATGTCGCCCGGATCGGCATCACCGTGGTGGAACACTCCTATGTGGGCTCCAAGCAGACCGAGGTGGAAAAATACATTAAGGAATCCGGCATGCTGGAAAAACACAAGGACTTTATCAAGCTGGATAACATGTCCGAAAACGTGGATGACACGCGGATAATCCAGGGCATTAAAAACCTGATTTCCTGA
- a CDS encoding serine protein kinase PrkA: protein MAKTTDPKSLVFHVDAVKKGDRKFEDAFQGVSRMILDAGIQKVTVKGKTTYQFDLFSRGKKHLVGMYDEINSFVSFVKDASEGGSSREMAFVLVGEPGNGKTFFVEYLCARYREFLSIPQNRKYTFRFKHLDKLGGYGQIREIESQTYEDPMILAMSFRETKEESMSYLSKRFKFKDKDIEALYESYRPLGACSAYIWDQIRGFTDNDPVKMMEFVEIAPVPLIESLGTITGKYPAKDKITSSAVDLMGEESIQRLLHISDSNNPYRFDLRRGALARVAGGGIHFSDEIYKNKKDLVQVYLGVIQNRMIELDGFKWPIDTLIIATSNNSEFNTFLLEREEAPIVDRCRICYVAHNTDYKIQKTLTEYAIGTDVKRSLDHEVLHQDPNLNYAASVAVVLTRLPRSDKLTPVETMKLAAGEVAGEKSLKTLAELIDSLNQDTEITKRFGQKGLGQRNLGRAIQLLLESSETNDGKCMFALDIFNALERIVLDYVQEPADRTKFAEDLKIARGLYRERIMTEMFNAYMDEPLAIKKDVLNYVNMIIGVDAEHLGPDMMWKYKDPQTGELRALKIDERYIKNVEERLGLKTEEQRASFRNSIRKIYGQKLSVDANYDFMDNLELVKAITDVRLKSDIAGAGSLIGALANRTNEENQKLYERMIYTMDQKLGYCPTCAQKTIEYFCSQEDDK from the coding sequence ATGGCCAAAACAACAGATCCCAAATCATTGGTTTTCCATGTGGATGCAGTTAAAAAAGGCGACCGGAAATTCGAAGATGCCTTTCAGGGGGTATCCCGGATGATCCTGGATGCCGGTATCCAAAAAGTGACAGTCAAGGGGAAAACCACCTACCAGTTTGATTTGTTCAGCCGTGGAAAAAAACACCTGGTAGGCATGTACGATGAAATCAACTCCTTTGTATCCTTTGTAAAGGATGCCTCGGAAGGCGGCTCCTCAAGGGAAATGGCCTTTGTTCTGGTGGGTGAGCCCGGGAACGGTAAAACCTTTTTCGTTGAATATCTCTGTGCCCGGTACCGAGAATTTTTAAGCATTCCCCAGAACAGGAAATACACCTTCCGGTTCAAACATCTCGACAAGCTCGGTGGGTACGGGCAGATCAGGGAGATCGAATCCCAGACATACGAAGACCCCATGATCCTGGCCATGAGTTTCAGAGAAACCAAAGAGGAATCCATGTCATACCTGTCCAAGCGGTTCAAGTTCAAGGATAAGGACATTGAGGCGCTTTACGAAAGCTACCGTCCACTTGGCGCCTGTTCAGCGTATATCTGGGACCAGATCCGGGGTTTTACCGACAATGACCCTGTAAAAATGATGGAATTTGTGGAAATCGCACCCGTCCCCCTCATTGAAAGTCTGGGAACCATTACGGGTAAATATCCGGCCAAGGATAAGATCACCTCCTCGGCTGTGGATCTCATGGGGGAGGAGTCCATTCAGCGACTGCTCCACATCTCCGACTCAAACAATCCCTACCGCTTTGACTTAAGAAGAGGGGCACTGGCCCGGGTGGCCGGCGGGGGCATCCATTTTTCCGATGAAATCTATAAAAACAAAAAAGATCTGGTCCAGGTTTACCTGGGGGTCATCCAGAACCGGATGATAGAGCTGGATGGGTTTAAATGGCCCATTGACACCCTGATCATCGCCACCTCCAACAATTCTGAATTCAACACCTTTCTGCTGGAAAGGGAAGAGGCGCCCATCGTTGACCGGTGCCGGATCTGCTATGTGGCCCATAATACCGACTACAAAATACAGAAGACCCTGACGGAATACGCCATTGGCACCGATGTCAAACGCTCCCTTGACCACGAGGTGCTCCACCAGGATCCCAACCTCAACTATGCAGCTTCCGTGGCCGTGGTGCTCACCCGGCTGCCTAGATCGGATAAACTCACCCCGGTGGAGACCATGAAACTTGCCGCGGGGGAAGTGGCCGGGGAAAAGAGTCTGAAGACCCTTGCCGAACTCATTGATTCCCTGAACCAGGACACAGAGATCACCAAGCGTTTCGGCCAGAAAGGACTGGGCCAGCGTAACCTGGGCAGGGCGATACAGCTTCTTCTGGAGTCCTCGGAAACCAACGACGGCAAATGCATGTTTGCCCTGGACATTTTCAACGCCCTGGAACGCATTGTTCTGGATTATGTCCAGGAACCGGCGGACCGGACCAAGTTCGCAGAAGATCTGAAAATTGCCCGGGGCCTCTACCGGGAGCGGATCATGACTGAAATGTTCAACGCATACATGGACGAACCTCTGGCCATCAAAAAGGATGTGCTCAACTATGTCAACATGATCATCGGCGTGGATGCCGAGCACCTGGGACCGGACATGATGTGGAAGTACAAGGATCCCCAGACCGGGGAACTCCGTGCCTTGAAAATAGACGAGCGTTATATCAAGAATGTTGAAGAGCGCCTCGGCCTGAAAACCGAAGAGCAGCGGGCCTCATTCAGGAATTCCATCAGAAAGATATACGGCCAGAAGCTCTCCGTTGATGCCAATTATGATTTTATGGACAACCTGGAACTGGTCAAAGCCATTACCGATGTCCGTCTGAAGTCAGACATTGCCGGGGCCGGGTCCCTCATCGGGGCCCTGGCCAACCGGACCAACGAGGAAAACCAGAAGCTCTATGAGCGGATGATATACACCATGGACCAGAAGCTGGGGTACTGCCCCACCTGCGCCCAGAAGACAATTGAATACTTCTGCAGCCAGGAAGACGATAAATAA